DNA sequence from the Cucumis melo cultivar AY chromosome 6, USDA_Cmelo_AY_1.0, whole genome shotgun sequence genome:
aagaatgatacactttctatatcgttgatacacttgtttgtttgctaatacatttgatagatgtaatacacttaatcacttgcaaaacttcattgatacatattattagtttgaaacacttgatatgttgttgatacacactgttgatacactcaattaattaaatacacctgatgcactaagcatgatacactttatgtattgttgATACAattgttatggtatgtttacaatcttaataacatgttgaacatcattatcgcctatagtcaacaaattaaaactgaaaattcaatacatgactcaatctgaatttcagtatgaattaagttcacaaaagaatcaaatgatgatatcgctccatcaaccaaaacacaatttgttttgtaatccacgtagtaatgttgctcatcccattaaccactttgaaaaacaattactgccaatttaaccataactacaatgaactgcaataattttggaaaaataaaaaacacgtagtaagtatatcagtcaactaatacatataatataagtatatcgtaccgttgatataaaaaactgatacaaatcaaaaaaaaaaaaaaaaagaaccgaacgtaactaaataaaaccaaactgatctacaaagtttctttcgataaaagatactatgaacaaataaaatagatgaggaagaattaatcgtagccctaattttaataaataatatatgagcaatttacagaaataatattagagcttcaaaaaaggagaagaaatacatacataattcttgttttctctgaagaaaaaatgaggagaataggagaagaagacgaggagaagatgataaaaaaaaaagagaagccgacgaagagggagaaactaaaagaacgaaactgaagagagaagagaaggacggtggagaagaataatggagaagaggcagaagaagacgaggagaaaagaagtaggtgaataggagaaatggtgaagaagaacgatagagaagagaagaagaaaatgaaaaatgaaggagaacaataaagaataacgaaagaggaagagaaaacaccaaagaaaggcaattttggaataataaaaagaataaaataagaaatatcaaccaaaattaaaaagttgctatatttgcaaaattaaaaatgttagtgctaatattgctaaattggatttttattgtgccaccttatacaattttccttaaaaaattgcaaatatagcaaaatctgtcaaaatctatcaatgataggagtctatcactaatagactatgtagtaaatgttggtctatcactgataaactataaaagtctatcaacgatagaagcttatcactgatagattttactatatttacaatttttttaaaatattattatatacttaataattattctgaaaattgctacctattataattaccaaTCTAAATGTGGAGTTTAAGTCGGGTTGGGTTCAAATAAGTAAAACCGTTTTCATTTTGGTTGGTGCAAGGTCTCACCTAAAGTGTCCAAACCAACTTGAACTAACCATAATTTATTATCACCTTTAACATGTATAATCTTTTTTTACTTGTGATACagttatatatacatatatttaatttcgtttgatttaagataatttattcTCCAACTTCTAGAATGAGTTTTTTAACACTCTTCAAAGGAAATTTGACTTATATAAATTAGATTTAAGTTGGTAATCTTAAATGAAGATATAAAAATAGTTAAATCAAACTATTAACTTTTTGTTAGGACAAAGATTTGAATAAAGGATCAAAATAACCAAAATATTTCATATTAGAGTTGAGTTGAgttcattttttaagaaaagtaaTTTAAGTTGAAAAAATTTACTTTCCCAAATAATTGAATTGGGTCTAAAAAGGGTCTCAATCCAACCTATGAACACTCTTAGGTCTAACGgctaaaaatatttagaaatataacaaaatatcagtCATAAATTACTATATATGTCTATCATTTAACAACTTGGTAAGCGTAAAATGATATGGTAGTTTCATCTACATATTAGCCTTCATTTTAGACCTTCCAAATTgcaaaaatattcaaaattaaaatacttgACAATAGTCTATCGTGATCTATACcgtaaaattttgttatatttataaatgttttaaaacattttttatattagaaagtaattcacttttcttttcttttccctatTTTTCATGTAATCTTGATTTGCTAtgtcaaaaaggaaaaaaaaaaacttttttgaAGGACAATTACTATCGTGGAGTTTGAAttatatttatctttatttatattgatatgcatatatatatattccataTGTATTTGATTGTATTAGAGGTATGATTATTACATattaaattaaaggaaaaagataATTGGGAAAATACAAATTGTAAACTTGGTTTAAAATTGAGTGTGTGGCACAGCCACAGCTATATTTCCTTAACAAGAGCTTATTGTAACTTTGTGATTATTTTGGCAACTTGGTACCTCTAAAATTGAGCGTTAAAAATAAGAATAccttattttttcttcttctcacTTGAGAAATGAAAAACAGCTAACAAGAGAATGGAACACACACCATCACTCCCTCCATAATACGACAAACGCCAACCAATCAAACTTTTGTGGGTTCCACCACTCCATATATATACAATATGCATATTGTTATTATATCATAGCATACTTTTGGGGTcaatgataaataaataaataaagtagtTTGTAAAGGCAAaaattactctttttttttaatttttattttagtttcaaatacaaatacaaacttaattttttaaaacaaagaaaattaataaaaaaaaaattatcaagcAGATGTTAATTTCTCAAAAAGGAGTGAAGTAATCTGTTGTATATAATAATAGAATAGTGTATACATATGTAAGGAAAATATTAGTtagatggaaagaaaaatatgaGAAAAAGGGAATGAataaagttttattttcttttggaataagAATCCCAACAGTTCCCTTgacctatgaaaaaaaaatatattttccattttctttttatgtggAGCTGTTTCCAATTAAATATTAGTATTATTAACTATTAAAGAGATCCATTTGACTCTTCTTTAAGGATTGATTGTCTCTCTTAAGACAAAGAATCTCTGTAAGTCAGCTACATAACATAATGTTTATAGTCCTAAAGTTTTAAATTTGTCGGTCTTAATTTCATCTTTAGTGATGACTCACTaaataaggttttttttttttttttttaatgaatatttTATATGTCTTTTTCTAGTCCACAGATCCCATCGCAAGAATCTGAAAGTTCCATTAATTTCTTGGCTCTTTTGCAAAGAGAAACCTCTCTTTTGCTCTTTTGCAAAGAGAAACCTCTCTTTTGCACTTTTCCCTCTGCCCTTTCACTGTCTCACTCACGTTTAAATAATCTAAAAGAAAAGGTGTCACCTTTTACATTgtacctttttttttcccttctatTTCTACTTATCTGATAGATGAAGGACGATGggttgttttttattttcttggtTTTTGATCTTTATTATGTTAAAATCCGTGGTGTACAGTGTGAATATGAGAACAGAAACGAAAGCAAAAGCTTGAAGCTTTAACTTCTTCCTTTGGCCTTTTGTCTTCCTTTGTCTTGTTGTTAAGTTGTTTTCTGTTTTTCTCATTCTGGGTCTGACAAATATGGGGTCAAGCATGTTGAATATTAGGGTTATGTTTCATACTGTATAAGCTTTCTTTTGctgattttcatttttcttggtAGATAGAGATATAgataaagattaaaaaaaatggagatGTGAACGGGGAGGAAATGAGGAAAAAAAGGAGTTTTCTTGTCTTATTTCCTTTTGGTTTTTTGTACTGTTCTGCAACTGATTTTCTGGACGGAGAAAGTGTTCAAAAGATAGAGACAGGGAGGTGAAAAAAAAGTCATGATTCATGCATAGGCGTTGACGAGGAAAAAGCTTTGAACTTTCTGTTTTCTATTGAGAAATGTAGACTTTGCTGtcagtttctttgttttgctGAATATGTCATTGCTTTGCTATAGTCAAACCCGGAAATCAACTAGACGGTTACTTGTATCTCTTAGAATTCCCCATTTTTTAAGCCTTTAACCCTTCGAAGCAAACGTGGAATCCCTTAAATTCAGAGTGCCAAAGTATTTGCTTACctaaacaaaacacaaaaagtTGTGTGAACTGTGGAATTTTGGTGGTTTTGAGCCGTGGCTAATACAGCCTCATCATGCCTGGTGGTGCAATTACTGATCCCAGCTTTCTACCTTACCCAATTCCCAGTTCAATGCCTAGTTCCTCTGAATTCTCCAGTTCCTTAGTATGAACCATTTTGTTCCACTTCCATGTATAtcatttttattgttttcaTGAACCATGTTGTTTCAATTCCATTTAGATCGTTGTTTTCTACTAACTTTGTGTTTGTGTTAATGCATTAGTTTAAGGATTCTTTCTGATTTGCAAATGAACTGTTGATGGCTTTCTGTTGCAGAGGAAAATGGATGGTTATGGAGAAGTATGTTTGCTTGGAGATGGCTTTGATCCTATTGGAATTGTGAGGATAAGGGAAGATGAATATGATAGCAGATCCGGCAGTGACAATATCGATGGCGCTGTATCGGGGGATGATCACGATGCTAATGATGAACAACCACCGAAAAGGAAGAAGTACCATAGGCATACTCCCCATCAGATCCAAGAGCTTGAGATGTATAATTCTTAATTTTCACAttgattgttttttattttggtaGCACTTGCATAGcttatttatcattatttttttttttatgattttgatttattttcctttctttttgttgtttggTTTAGTTTCTTCAAGGAGTGTCCTCATCCCGATGATAAACAAAGAAATGAGCTCAGTAGAAGACTTGGTTTGGAGACAAAGCAAGTGAAATTTTGGTTTCAAAATCGTCGAACACAGATGAAGGTAAATAGATAATCATTATTCATGTGCATTTGCATATTCTGTTGGTTTATGCTTGTTTGTAAAATTCAATTGCGAGAAAGGTATGTAACGATGTTTGAAAATGTATCAGACACAAATAGAACGACACGAGAATGCAATTCTTAAGCAAGAAAATGATAAGCTCCGGGCTGAGAATAGTGTGATGAAGGATGCTATTTCTAACCCAACGTGTAGTACTTGTGGGGGCCCTTCGATTCCTGTTCAATTATCATTTGAAGAACACCAGCTTAGGATTGAGAATGCCAGATTAAGAGAGGAACTACATCGATTATATGCTGTCACCAACAAGTTCTTGGGATGGCCGGTTGTGCCGTTTGTCAATCATGGCTCTTCACCAAGTTCTGACTCTTGCTTGGAACTTTCTGTAGGAAGAAACGGACCCGGAAATTTGAGTACAGTTTCTGATTCTATGGGGCTTAACTTGGGAAACGGACTTTTCAGTGCTGGCCCTGTGATGCCTATTAGTAAGCCTGACATAGGCATGCTAAGCAATGATATACCACTTGAGAGAACAATATATGTGGATCTAGCTTTGGCAGCTATGAATGAATTGGTTAAGATGGCTCAAATGGATGGTCCCCTTTGGATCAGAACTCAGGACGACAGTAGCAAAGCGACATTGAACCTTGATGAATATTCAAGGACATTTCCTTCTTCGGCTGGTATAAAGCACACTACTTGGACAACAGAGGCGACCAGAGATACTACAATGGTCATCATCAACAGCTTGGCACTTGTTGAGACATTGATGGACGCAGTATGTATTCTCCACCCTTTTTGCTATTCTTTAGGTGTAGCTTCAATAGTTTTTACTGATTATTGTCTATTTAGACGTATGCAATAAATCTATgtcatttttctctttcttttggtAATTTGCTTTGTTTTTCGCCTCTTTAATTATATCCTCTTAATGCTAAAATGTACTGGTAGTTGAAATAAAATCCTCCGATAACACTAACAGATTGTTTCTTTGGCTTTAAATAGAACCGGTGGGCAGAAATGTTTCCTTGTTTGATTGCTCGAGCTACTACAATCGATGTGATATCAAGTGGCATGGGTGGAACTAGAAATGGTGCATTACAATTGGTATCTCTCTATGCCTCCCCTTTTCCAACATAATGTTTGGATACTATAGATAAGCTAACAAACATTGATATTTTAGATGCATGCTGAGCTGCGAGTGCTTTCCCCGCTCGTTCCTGTTCGTACACTTAAGTTCCTCCGCTTCTGCAAGCAGCATGCTGATGGTCTATGGGCTGTAGTTGATGTTTCCATTGGAGAAGGTTCCAATTCAAACTCATTTTTCGGTTGCAGGAGACTTCCTTCGGGCTGTGTTGTGCAAGATATGCCCAATGGTTTCTCCAAGGTAATAATTGCTAATATTCAGATTTCTTTCATTTCAAATCTGTTATATGCTAAAATTTTATGCATTTGGGAAATTGAATTTCCTGCAACCACAGCCAAACATGATTTATTTATCAATATTATCCACCAAAATAGGCTTACTATGGGATGCTTTTTGAGAAATAATAAAGTATTTAACCTAGGAATTTGCACCcttttatgaatattttaatGTTGCAGATGCTTCTAaatcttattatttattagtTTTTGGATTCCAAAGAAAGAAGCTACTTCTTGCCTATACTTTAATTAGTCCTTTACTAATCAGGATTGAGCAAAACAAGGAACATGCATGTTTTTTAATCACGTTGTAAGCCTTTTTAATTTAGTCCATTTCAAAGGTCAACTTGATAACAACAgtttctagttttttttttagaaactaggcttatttgttttttaatctACTCAGCCAAATTTGAAAATccaactttttttcttcttcattttaaaATGGGAGTGAGATTCCAAAAGTTTCTTTAAATAGTGATAACAAACAAAACTcagaaaaaagggaaaaaaaaaaaaaggatcgGCTGTCACTGTACTCCCACATTTTTAAAATGACAGTGTTGGAATTTTTCCATGTGCTGTTTGTTATAAAATCTTCATTACATCTCGTgcatattttattatttgataCCTGCTTTCTGCTCCCGCTATCACTGCTGTTTTGTTTTTGATTCACGGGAGTGTGTTACCTGGATCTGGTCTACTGGTTTCTAATCTATAATCGCATGAAATATGATGACGTTTTATcttcattttaaaaatacaagaCAGGCTTTTCATGTATATTAAAGTATTACATGAAATCTGCTGGTCAAGGTCTTTGGAATACATTGATTTATGAACTTATTCTATGAGGATCTTCATGATTATTTGCTGCTCATTAGAAAAGTCTCTCACGTGAAACCTGATAGAACCCAAATAGATTGAAAGATAAACAATTAAGGAATTACAAGATAAATCAAAGTGCACGAAGTTGACTTTTCTTCTAGTTTATTCTTAAATCACTCCTTCAATCCAAAAGCTTAAGCCAGTGGGTAAGAGTAAagttaatataatatctaacatTCCCCCTCATTTACGGGCTTGAAATATTAAGAACAACCAAACAAGTGGAATTGAATATTAAATGGAAAGGAGCTTGAACATAAGACCTTCTTAGACCATCTACTTtgataccatcttaaatcaccaattcaaCCCAAAAGTTTAAGCTAGTGAGAAAGAGAAAATTTAATATGATATCTAACAGTTATATATCTCTAATGGGGAGTAAGCAAGAATGTGTGCTGGTTAAAAAACACATTTATCAACCAACAACACAACTCAAGTGGTTTAGGCTGGCATCTACTTTTGATCAAGAGGTAAAAAATTCGAATTTCTTTAATGCACGTTATTGATCTAGAGGAGCACTTAATacttatgtaaatattttattgagTTGTCAAATGAGATATTTGGGGGTAtaagaaaccataaatttgctCTATAAGTAA
Encoded proteins:
- the LOC103484058 gene encoding homeobox-leucine zipper protein ANTHOCYANINLESS 2 isoform X1, translating into MPGGAITDPSFLPYPIPSSMPSSSEFSSSLRKMDGYGEVCLLGDGFDPIGIVRIREDEYDSRSGSDNIDGAVSGDDHDANDEQPPKRKKYHRHTPHQIQELEIFFKECPHPDDKQRNELSRRLGLETKQVKFWFQNRRTQMKTQIERHENAILKQENDKLRAENSVMKDAISNPTCSTCGGPSIPVQLSFEEHQLRIENARLREELHRLYAVTNKFLGWPVVPFVNHGSSPSSDSCLELSVGRNGPGNLSTVSDSMGLNLGNGLFSAGPVMPISKPDIGMLSNDIPLERTIYVDLALAAMNELVKMAQMDGPLWIRTQDDSSKATLNLDEYSRTFPSSAGIKHTTWTTEATRDTTMVIINSLALVETLMDANRWAEMFPCLIARATTIDVISSGMGGTRNGALQLMHAELRVLSPLVPVRTLKFLRFCKQHADGLWAVVDVSIGEGSNSNSFFGCRRLPSGCVVQDMPNGFSKVTWVEHTEYDETVIHQLYRQLISSGSGFGSQRWLATLQRQCDCLAILMSSTIPTEDPAGISPSGRRSMLKLSQRMVDNFCSGVCSSTLHKWDKLVVGNISEDVKVMARKSINDPGEPPGIVLSAATSVWMPVTQQRLFEFLQDECLRSEWDILSNSRPMLEMLRISKGQGPDNRVSLLCANPMNANENTMFILQETWTDVSGSLVVFAPVDTSSVNLVMRGGDSAYVSLLPSGFAILPIDQSNYACTNDQDASVKSSLNSGHGGACLLTVAFQILVNSLPTAKLTVESVETVNHLISCTIQKIKTALQVS
- the LOC103484058 gene encoding homeobox-leucine zipper protein ANTHOCYANINLESS 2 isoform X2; translated protein: MDGYGEVCLLGDGFDPIGIVRIREDEYDSRSGSDNIDGAVSGDDHDANDEQPPKRKKYHRHTPHQIQELEIFFKECPHPDDKQRNELSRRLGLETKQVKFWFQNRRTQMKTQIERHENAILKQENDKLRAENSVMKDAISNPTCSTCGGPSIPVQLSFEEHQLRIENARLREELHRLYAVTNKFLGWPVVPFVNHGSSPSSDSCLELSVGRNGPGNLSTVSDSMGLNLGNGLFSAGPVMPISKPDIGMLSNDIPLERTIYVDLALAAMNELVKMAQMDGPLWIRTQDDSSKATLNLDEYSRTFPSSAGIKHTTWTTEATRDTTMVIINSLALVETLMDANRWAEMFPCLIARATTIDVISSGMGGTRNGALQLMHAELRVLSPLVPVRTLKFLRFCKQHADGLWAVVDVSIGEGSNSNSFFGCRRLPSGCVVQDMPNGFSKVTWVEHTEYDETVIHQLYRQLISSGSGFGSQRWLATLQRQCDCLAILMSSTIPTEDPAGISPSGRRSMLKLSQRMVDNFCSGVCSSTLHKWDKLVVGNISEDVKVMARKSINDPGEPPGIVLSAATSVWMPVTQQRLFEFLQDECLRSEWDILSNSRPMLEMLRISKGQGPDNRVSLLCANPMNANENTMFILQETWTDVSGSLVVFAPVDTSSVNLVMRGGDSAYVSLLPSGFAILPIDQSNYACTNDQDASVKSSLNSGHGGACLLTVAFQILVNSLPTAKLTVESVETVNHLISCTIQKIKTALQVS